In the bacterium genome, GGAGACATCCACGCAGACGCATTGGGCCGCACCCCCCTCCGGCTTTCCCCCCAAGCCTAGGAGAAGCCGCGGGTCCGGCCATCCTGGAAACCCTATATAGGAGTAAGAAACTTGTCCGGGAACGTTGAGGCGCTAGCCGTCCATCGCCGACGCGGTCCGCAACCCGCGCGCCGCCACCCAGGCGGCGATTTGCGCGCGGGTGTTGACCCCGAGCTTGTTGAGGATGTGCTGCACGTGCGACTCCACGGTGCCCTCTGCAGTGGAAAGATGAGCGGCAATTTCTCGATTGGTCTTCCCTTCCGCAACGAGCACCGCGACTTCCCGCTCCCGAGGTGCGAGGAGTCCGGTCCGCCTTCCGGTGCCGGACTTGGCGGGTGCCTCAGACTTGGGGCCGTTGGGCGGGGCCGCCGCCAGCGCATATTCAAACGCCTCCGCCCGCGTCATCATGCGACCCTCGGCGTGCGCAGCCGCGAATGTAGACGCCCCCAAGGCATCCCGCGCCGCCGCCAAGCGGTCGGCACCGTCAACCATATACGCCGAGGGAACGATTCGGCCGCGCCAAACAGGCGGGCCGCCCTGCGGTAGTCTTTCTGCGCAGACGCCGCGCACGCCAAACCCTCTCACAGTTGTCCAACAGAAGGAGCAGCACTCTGGGACGCAGAGATTCCGCGAGGGTGTCCTGCAGACTCCGGCCCGGTTGCTCGGGGAAGCCTAACACCGCCGCAATCACGTTCGGCACGAACGCGGCGTTCGAGAGTGGCGCCAAGTCAGCCATCCAGACCTCATCGGGAAATTCGTCCAGCAGGTCACCCGCGACTTGCAGGGCCAGTCGCGTCTTTCCGCACCCGCCCGCGCCCGTCAGCGTGACCAGGCGGTTGCCGAGCACCAGGCGCTTGACCTCAGCCACTTCCCGCTCGCGCCCGATGAAGCTGGTCAGTTGTGAGGGTAATCTACTAGAAGTCGGTTGCGCCGGAGCAGCCATAGAGCGGCCTCCATCAACCATAATCGGCCGCTAGCCACAGCGGACGTTCGTCACAGAGGAAAGCGTGCCCTTCGGAATGACCTATCGGTCCCGCGGCAACCAGCCGGATGCTCTCGCGCATCCTGAAGGCCCCTCAGCGCCACCCTCGTGCTGTTCTCACATCAAAACGCCGGCATCGGCCCGGGCGCCCCGGCGATTGTGCGTGCAGTCACCGGCAGAGGACCGGCGGCATCCACCGCTGAACGTCGCAAGGTGGCAGCGGCCCATCCCCGAGTCGACCGGAGGCCGCGGTGGCGGATTGACGAGGTTCCCGGCCCAACAATCTACCGATCCCCCTGACCACGTTCGTCGGGCGAACACAGGAGATCGCCGAGGTTAAGCGACTGCTCGCCCGCACCCGGCTCCTCACGGTCACGGGGACCGGGGGATGCGGCAAGACGCGGCTCGCGTTACAGGTCGCCGCCGAACTGTGTGCGGACTACGCCGACGGAGTCTGGATCACGGACTTGGCGGCGCTCTCTGACCCCGCCTTCGTGCCCCACAACGTGGCCTTGGCCCTGAGCGTGCCTGAGCAGCCGGGTCGTCAGCTTGTTGATTCGCTTGTTGACGCGCTCCATCCCAAATCGCTCCTCCTCCTGCTCGACAACTGCGAGCACCTGTTGACGGCGTGTGGACAACTGGTCGATGCCCTGCTTCGAAGGTGTCCGAACCTGCGAGTCCTGGCAACCAGCCGCGAGCGATTGGGGATCGCGGGCGAGTTGACCTACCGCGTGCCCTCGCTGTCGGTACCCCCTCCAGGCCGTCTGCTGTCTCCGGAAGAAGTCGCGCGCTACGAAGCGGTGTGTCTGTTCATCGAACGGGCCGCCGTTAGCGATTCGGAGTTCCGCATCACGAGCCGCAACCTGCCGGCCGTCGTGCAAGTCTGTAGCCGGCTGGACGGTATCCCCCTCGCCATCGAGTTGGCGGCCGCCAGGGTGCCCGCGCTGTCGGTTGACCAGATCGCGGCTCGGCTAGACGATCGATTTGGACTTCTCACGGGGGGCAGCCGAGCCGCATTGCCTCGCCAGCAGACCCTGGGCGCAACGATGGACTGGAGCTACGACCTGCTCTCCGGGAAGGAGCGATCGCTGTTGCGTCGGCTCTCGGTCTTCGCTGGGGGATGCATGCTGGAGGCAGTCGAAGCCGTCTGCGCGGGCGGCGGCCTCAAGCCTGCGGAGATCCTTGACCTTCTGAGCCAACTGATTGATAAGTCGCTGGTGCAGGTCGAGAGCCGCGAGGGAGAGGCCCGCTACCGCTTGCTGGAGACGGTGCGGGAGTACGGCCGCACGCGGCTGCCGGAGGCCGGAGAGGCTGAGGAGACACGGCGGCGACACCGCGACTGGTGCCTGACCCTCGCCGAGCGGGCGGAGCCGGAACTGCGCGGGCCGAACCAGCTCGCCTGGTTTCAACAGCTTGAGGAGAACCACGACAATTTGCGCGCCGCCCTGGAATCGAGCGGCATCGAGGCCGGCGAAGATCCCGCCGGATTGCGTTTGGCGGCAGCGCTGTCCGATTTCTGGGACATTCACAACCACTTTGCCGAGGGACGCGCTTGGCTGGACCGGATGCTCTCGTTGCACGGGGACGCGCCGCCCACGCTGCGGGTGAAGGCGCTCACCCGCGCCGCGCACTTGGCGCATCGCCAGGGCGATTACGCGCAGGTACCGACCCTATGCGAAGAAGCCCTAGCGCTGTCGCGCGCGGGAGCCAACAAGGAGGGGAACGCAGAGGCACTTCACTACCTGGCCCACGCGGCGGAGGCTGCGGGTGATCACCGCCGGGCCGCGGAGTTGCTAGAGGAGAGCGTTGCCCTTCATCGTGCTGCGGCGAGCACCTGGGAACTTGCCCGAACCTTGAGCTGTCTTGCAAACACGGCCCGCGCGGGCGCGAACTATCCGAGGGCGGTCGCTCTCTACGAGGAGGCGTTGAGGCTCTTTCGCCCGCTCGGCGACAAGGGGCAAAGCGGAGTTTCGTCCCATAACCTCGGATACGCGGTGCTTAGGTATGGCGACCGCCACCGGTCACGCGCGCTGTTTCGCGAGAGCCTGGCGGCGGCCGAAGAGCGGGGAGACAGGCGAATGGTCCTCAAGTGCCTTGCGGGGCTGGCCGGCGCGTCGGCGGACGACAGGCCGGAGTGGGCGGCCAGATTGTTCGGGGCGGCCGATGCCTTGATGTCCGCCGCAGGCTATCGCCTGGAGTCTTTCAATCGTCGGGATTGGGACCATTACCTGGCCGTTGCGAAGGACAGGGCCGGGGAACGTGCCTTTGGCGCAGCCTGGGCTCGGGGCGCAGCACTGACGCTCGAGCAGGCGATGGCATACGCCCTGGCCATGGAGAAGGTTGCCGCGCCGGCCTGTGCCACCGGCAACACACTGACCTCACGCGAGCGTGAGGTTACCTCGCTCATCGCTCGGGGATTGACCAACCGCGCGATCGCGTCTCACCTCGTGATCGCCGAGCGGACTGTCGACACTCACGTCGAGCACATCCTCAACAAGCTGGGCTTCACGTCCCGGACCCAGATCGCCGCGTGGGCGGTCGAGCAGGGCTTGCACAAACCCGCATCCGGCTGACGACGGCGGTGGCGCTCCGCTCGCTCGCGGAGCGCCCTTGGCAAGTCGGGCCTAGAATGCGGCACCCGGTTGCCGAGTACGTACTTTGCCCGATTTGGAGCAAAAATCATTTTGTCCGTCCTTTCCTCGATGGCGCCGTCTCCGTTCTCCGCTACAGTGAATGCGCGAGACGGTGGAAAGACCACGCCACCAATTCAAAAGCTCGCGGCGAGCAAGGAGGGGACAGCGATGGTTCGGCATTTGGCCGTGCTGGTCGTCGCGGCGGTCTTCACGGTAAGCGCGACCGTCGGGGCCGCCCCACTAAGCAGCCCCGACGATATCGTCCAGATCTATCAGGTACAAACCACGTTCGACCGGGCCGTTAGCACCAAGAACTTGGACCTGATGATGTCCCTCTGGTACGATTACGCAACCCTCTCCGTCGGAGACTTTTCGGGATACGAGGGCAAGGCTCAGATCCGGGACTGGTTTGTGAGATCCGCGGCCTTCAAGCCACAGAACCACTGGGTTTCGCCGACCGCCTCGCCAAGGA is a window encoding:
- a CDS encoding nuclear transport factor 2 family protein, with the protein product MVRHLAVLVVAAVFTVSATVGAAPLSSPDDIVQIYQVQTTFDRAVSTKNLDLMMSLWYDYATLSVGDFSGYEGKAQIRDWFVRSAAFKPQNHWVSPTASPRIRIDIRGDGASLYFESHYADVATKELRAEATVTATLARIQGRWLIIDAVFGPAGL
- a CDS encoding LuxR C-terminal-related transcriptional regulator, with translation MAALSDPAFVPHNVALALSVPEQPGRQLVDSLVDALHPKSLLLLLDNCEHLLTACGQLVDALLRRCPNLRVLATSRERLGIAGELTYRVPSLSVPPPGRLLSPEEVARYEAVCLFIERAAVSDSEFRITSRNLPAVVQVCSRLDGIPLAIELAAARVPALSVDQIAARLDDRFGLLTGGSRAALPRQQTLGATMDWSYDLLSGKERSLLRRLSVFAGGCMLEAVEAVCAGGGLKPAEILDLLSQLIDKSLVQVESREGEARYRLLETVREYGRTRLPEAGEAEETRRRHRDWCLTLAERAEPELRGPNQLAWFQQLEENHDNLRAALESSGIEAGEDPAGLRLAAALSDFWDIHNHFAEGRAWLDRMLSLHGDAPPTLRVKALTRAAHLAHRQGDYAQVPTLCEEALALSRAGANKEGNAEALHYLAHAAEAAGDHRRAAELLEESVALHRAAASTWELARTLSCLANTARAGANYPRAVALYEEALRLFRPLGDKGQSGVSSHNLGYAVLRYGDRHRSRALFRESLAAAEERGDRRMVLKCLAGLAGASADDRPEWAARLFGAADALMSAAGYRLESFNRRDWDHYLAVAKDRAGERAFGAAWARGAALTLEQAMAYALAMEKVAAPACATGNTLTSREREVTSLIARGLTNRAIASHLVIAERTVDTHVEHILNKLGFTSRTQIAAWAVEQGLHKPASG
- a CDS encoding LuxR C-terminal-related transcriptional regulator, which produces MMTRAEAFEYALAAAPPNGPKSEAPAKSGTGRRTGLLAPREREVAVLVAEGKTNREIAAHLSTAEGTVESHVQHILNKLGVNTRAQIAAWVAARGLRTASAMDG